Proteins encoded within one genomic window of Pseudodesulfovibrio senegalensis:
- a CDS encoding CheR family methyltransferase, with protein sequence MSRNMTLFKAEMGEAEFQKFSALIHSEFGIKMPPSKKVLLQSRFQKRLRALGLSSYEEYCEYVFSPEGQKNERQHLVDVVTTNTTHFFREPKHYDILNNIVLPEVWRTVGSGREARIWSAGCSSGEEPYTLAMVLSEFAESHSGFRFTIQATDISRDILQKAMRAVYSMDKLDEIPQGMRRKYLLKSKDPAKRLMKMDRVIRSRVRFSQLNFMDNFKLDFTPDIIFCRNVVIYFDRPTQEVLFSKFCNHLAMGGFLFIGHSESLSGMDLPLRQVAPTVFQRI encoded by the coding sequence ATGTCCAGGAATATGACCTTGTTCAAGGCCGAAATGGGCGAAGCCGAGTTTCAGAAATTCAGCGCGCTCATTCATTCCGAGTTCGGCATCAAGATGCCGCCCAGCAAGAAGGTGTTGCTGCAGTCGCGGTTTCAGAAGCGTCTGCGCGCTCTGGGTCTGAGTTCCTACGAGGAATACTGCGAATACGTGTTCAGCCCCGAAGGCCAGAAAAACGAACGCCAGCACCTTGTGGACGTGGTCACCACCAATACCACGCATTTCTTTCGCGAGCCCAAGCATTACGACATCCTGAACAACATCGTGCTTCCCGAGGTGTGGCGAACCGTGGGCAGCGGCCGCGAGGCCCGCATCTGGAGCGCAGGCTGTTCCAGCGGCGAGGAGCCGTATACACTGGCCATGGTCCTTTCCGAGTTTGCGGAAAGCCACTCCGGGTTTCGGTTTACCATTCAGGCCACGGACATTTCCCGAGATATTCTGCAAAAGGCCATGCGCGCGGTCTATTCCATGGACAAGCTGGACGAGATTCCGCAGGGCATGCGCAGGAAATATCTGCTCAAAAGCAAGGATCCGGCCAAGCGGCTCATGAAGATGGACAGGGTCATCCGTTCCCGTGTGCGGTTCAGCCAGTTGAACTTCATGGATAATTTCAAGCTCGATTTCACGCCGGATATCATTTTCTGCCGCAACGTGGTCATCTATTTCGACCGGCCCACGCAGGAAGTCCTGTTCAGCAAATTCTGCAATCATCTGGCCATGGGCGGTTTTCTGTTCATCGGCCATTCCGAAAGCCTCTCGGGCATGGACCTGCCGCTGCGGCAGGTAGCCCCCACGGTTTTCCAGCGAATCTGA
- the glmU gene encoding bifunctional UDP-N-acetylglucosamine diphosphorylase/glucosamine-1-phosphate N-acetyltransferase GlmU: protein MADTVTALILAAGKGTRMHSNRPKVLQTLLGEPMLEYVYRALEPAFGERIFTVVGFGAEQVESAFPERASNFVLQKEQLGTGHALQEAWESVQKTGAGYCLVINGDTPLATTEAVERLAAQAGRADVAFMTITPQDPASFGRVVRDDSGRILAIVEAKDYDHATHGPVTGEVNAGVYLLRMDSVGQLLDGLRAENNSGEYYITDLVAMAVEQGMTVEGVTCGADVNLMGINSPRELIDAEKTLRRRIVDGLIDEGVMIHNPDTVIIGPRVTVEPGAELFGHVEIYGESVVRAGSVLNSYTWITDSSFAPGCVVRQFCHVEQAEVGPDCVVGPYARLRPGAVLRKGAKVGNFVEMKKAELGEGAKASHLTYLGDAVVGAGSNIGAGTITCNYDGKNKFITTIGEGAFIGSNTALVAPVTVGRDALVGAGSTITKDVPDEGTAIGRAKQLNLKRRMKKS from the coding sequence ATGGCCGACACGGTTACCGCACTCATTCTGGCCGCGGGCAAGGGCACGCGGATGCACTCCAACCGCCCCAAGGTTTTGCAAACCCTGCTGGGCGAACCCATGCTCGAATATGTGTACCGGGCGCTGGAGCCCGCTTTTGGCGAGCGAATTTTTACGGTGGTGGGATTTGGCGCGGAACAGGTGGAATCCGCGTTTCCGGAACGGGCCTCGAATTTCGTGCTTCAAAAGGAACAGCTCGGCACCGGGCATGCCCTGCAGGAGGCCTGGGAAAGCGTGCAAAAGACCGGAGCCGGATATTGCCTCGTGATCAACGGCGACACGCCCCTGGCCACCACCGAGGCCGTGGAGCGTCTTGCGGCACAGGCCGGACGCGCGGACGTGGCCTTCATGACCATCACCCCGCAGGACCCGGCATCGTTCGGCCGCGTGGTGCGCGACGATTCCGGACGAATTCTCGCCATTGTGGAGGCCAAGGACTATGACCACGCCACCCACGGCCCGGTTACCGGCGAGGTCAACGCAGGCGTGTACCTGTTGCGCATGGACTCGGTGGGGCAACTGCTGGACGGCCTGCGCGCGGAAAACAACTCGGGCGAGTATTATATTACGGACCTTGTGGCCATGGCCGTGGAACAGGGCATGACCGTGGAAGGCGTGACCTGCGGCGCGGATGTGAACCTCATGGGCATCAACAGCCCGCGCGAGCTCATTGATGCGGAAAAGACCCTTCGCCGTCGCATTGTGGACGGGCTCATTGACGAGGGCGTGATGATCCACAATCCCGATACCGTGATCATCGGCCCGCGCGTGACCGTTGAGCCGGGCGCGGAACTGTTCGGGCACGTAGAAATTTATGGCGAAAGCGTTGTGCGCGCCGGAAGCGTGCTCAATTCGTATACGTGGATCACGGATTCCTCGTTTGCCCCCGGGTGCGTGGTGCGCCAGTTCTGCCATGTGGAACAGGCCGAGGTGGGTCCTGATTGCGTTGTGGGTCCGTATGCGCGGCTGCGGCCCGGTGCCGTGTTGCGCAAGGGCGCCAAGGTCGGTAACTTCGTGGAGATGAAAAAGGCCGAACTGGGCGAGGGAGCCAAGGCCAGCCACCTGACCTATCTGGGCGATGCTGTGGTGGGCGCGGGCAGCAACATCGGCGCTGGCACCATTACCTGCAACTACGATGGCAAGAACAAGTTCATCACCACCATCGGCGAAGGAGCCTTCATCGGCAGCAATACCGCGCTGGTGGCTCCGGTGACCGTGGGACGCGATGCGCTTGTGGGCGCCGGGTCCACCATCACCAAGGACGTTCCCGACGAAGGCACGGCCATTGGGCGCGCCAAGCAGCTCAATCTGAAACGACGCATGAAGAAGTCTTGA
- a CDS encoding TIGR00282 family metallophosphoesterase — translation MRILFLGDIMGRTGRTAVKRHLAQVREEENIDLVLANGENASGGLGLSAKSSRELFGAGVDAMTSGNHIWKFRDIIPVLEGGNLLRPANYPHGSPGRGWAVFEFQGLAPLAVINLQGRTFMEPIDCPFAALERILEEIPDHVRLRVVDFHAEATSEKLALAWMADGRVSAMLGTHTHVPTGDARIFPQGMAYMTDLGMCGPRDSCLGMAPGPIIRRFVTGLPQKYRIASGPGVLQGAIFDLDESSGTASSITAWSMHTG, via the coding sequence GTGCGAATCCTGTTTCTCGGCGACATCATGGGGCGAACCGGGCGTACCGCTGTAAAACGGCATCTGGCACAGGTGCGCGAAGAAGAGAACATCGACCTCGTGCTGGCCAACGGCGAAAACGCCTCGGGCGGACTCGGGCTTTCGGCCAAGTCCAGCCGCGAGCTGTTCGGCGCGGGGGTGGACGCCATGACCTCGGGCAATCACATCTGGAAATTTCGCGATATCATTCCCGTGCTGGAAGGCGGTAACCTGTTGCGTCCTGCCAACTATCCCCACGGATCGCCCGGACGCGGCTGGGCCGTGTTCGAGTTTCAAGGGCTGGCTCCGCTGGCCGTGATCAATCTGCAGGGCCGCACCTTCATGGAACCCATTGACTGCCCGTTTGCCGCGCTGGAACGCATTCTGGAGGAGATTCCGGATCATGTGCGATTGCGCGTTGTGGATTTTCATGCCGAGGCCACCAGCGAAAAACTGGCGCTGGCGTGGATGGCGGACGGTCGGGTTTCGGCCATGCTCGGAACCCATACCCATGTACCAACGGGCGATGCGCGCATTTTTCCGCAGGGCATGGCCTACATGACCGATCTGGGCATGTGCGGGCCGCGCGATTCCTGCCTTGGCATGGCGCCCGGACCCATTATCCGCAGATTCGTGACCGGATTGCCCCAAAAATATCGAATTGCGTCCGGTCCCGGTGTTTTACAAGGCGCGATTTTTGACTTAGATGAATCGTCCGGGACGGCAAGTTCCATTACCGCGTGGAGTATGCATACAGGATGA
- the rny gene encoding ribonuclease Y has protein sequence MLAEIAVIGGSTGVGLAAGFFLQKYISAKQIGDSQDLAERIVTEARKEAEAFKKEVRVQAQDEIFAQKKELEQEIKAQESALKRQENRLQSKEERLEGKLEKVADKESRVVELEKRLIKQEKRLEEFEEELEHKADEHERKLQEISGLTVEEARENLMHEIESRTRHEAANMVRNIEMEAKESASKKAKEVLSLALQRYAGDYASEQTVTAVTLPSEDMKGRIIGREGRNIRALEAATGVDLIIDDTPETVVLSAFSPLRREVAKQALERLIHDGRIHPARIEDIVRKVEQEMDVKLRETGEQATFDVGVHGIHPDIVKLLGQLHYRTSFSQNVLQHSMEVAFLCGVMAAELGLDEKEAKRAGLLHDIGKAVDHEIEGPHAVIGADLAKKHGEHKAIVHAIAAHHEDVPPQSILANLVQAADSLSGARPGARKELLENYVKRLEELEGLATGFNGVSKAYAIQAGREIRVMVDADKVNDESTYMLCKDIAKKIENNMTYPGQIRVMVIREKRSVSYAK, from the coding sequence ATGCTGGCGGAAATCGCAGTTATCGGCGGCAGTACGGGAGTAGGACTCGCAGCCGGGTTCTTTTTGCAAAAATATATATCAGCGAAGCAGATAGGGGATTCCCAGGATCTTGCCGAGCGTATCGTTACCGAAGCCCGCAAGGAGGCCGAGGCCTTCAAGAAGGAAGTCCGCGTTCAGGCGCAGGACGAGATATTTGCCCAGAAAAAAGAGCTTGAGCAGGAGATCAAGGCGCAGGAGAGCGCACTCAAGCGTCAGGAAAACAGGCTGCAGAGCAAGGAAGAACGCCTTGAAGGCAAGTTGGAAAAGGTCGCGGACAAGGAATCCCGCGTGGTTGAGTTGGAAAAACGACTCATCAAGCAGGAAAAGCGGCTTGAGGAATTTGAGGAAGAGCTTGAGCACAAGGCGGACGAGCACGAGCGCAAGTTGCAGGAAATTTCCGGTCTGACCGTTGAGGAAGCCCGTGAAAATCTGATGCACGAGATCGAATCGCGTACCCGCCACGAAGCGGCCAACATGGTCCGCAATATCGAGATGGAGGCCAAGGAATCCGCGTCCAAGAAGGCCAAGGAAGTGCTTTCCCTCGCCCTGCAGCGCTACGCAGGCGATTACGCCTCCGAGCAGACCGTCACGGCCGTGACCCTGCCTTCCGAAGACATGAAGGGCCGCATCATTGGCCGCGAGGGCCGCAACATCCGCGCGCTGGAAGCGGCCACCGGCGTGGACCTGATCATCGACGATACCCCGGAAACCGTTGTGCTGTCCGCGTTCAGTCCCTTGCGCCGCGAAGTGGCCAAGCAGGCTCTGGAACGGCTCATTCACGATGGCCGCATCCACCCGGCCCGCATCGAGGACATCGTGCGCAAGGTGGAGCAGGAAATGGACGTGAAGCTGCGCGAGACCGGCGAACAGGCCACCTTCGACGTGGGCGTTCACGGCATTCATCCGGATATCGTCAAGCTGCTGGGCCAGTTGCACTACCGCACCAGTTTTTCCCAGAACGTGCTGCAGCATAGCATGGAAGTGGCTTTCCTCTGTGGCGTCATGGCCGCGGAGCTTGGGCTGGACGAAAAGGAAGCCAAGCGTGCGGGGCTGCTGCACGACATCGGCAAGGCCGTGGACCACGAAATCGAAGGGCCGCATGCGGTCATCGGCGCGGACCTGGCCAAGAAGCACGGCGAGCACAAGGCCATCGTGCACGCCATTGCCGCGCACCATGAGGACGTGCCGCCCCAGAGCATTCTTGCCAACCTCGTGCAGGCGGCGGACAGCCTGTCCGGCGCCCGCCCGGGAGCACGCAAGGAACTGCTGGAAAACTACGTGAAGCGCCTTGAGGAGCTGGAAGGCCTGGCCACCGGGTTCAACGGTGTTTCCAAGGCGTATGCCATTCAGGCGGGCCGCGAAATCCGCGTCATGGTTGATGCGGACAAGGTCAACGACGAGAGCACCTACATGCTCTGCAAGGACATCGCCAAGAAGATCGAGAACAACATGACCTACCCCGGCCAGATTCGGGTCATGGTCATCCGCGAAAAGCGCTCCGTGAGCTACGCCAAGTAG
- a CDS encoding cell division protein ZapB, translated as MDMVDRLESRFEALVQKIQELKEENRRLTETLEQERSTKGDATQRIEALLARIEGELE; from the coding sequence ATGGACATGGTAGACAGGCTTGAAAGCAGATTCGAAGCTCTTGTGCAGAAGATTCAGGAGCTGAAAGAGGAAAACCGGCGGCTGACCGAAACGCTGGAGCAGGAACGCAGTACCAAAGGGGACGCCACCCAGCGCATAGAGGCCCTTTTGGCTCGCATAGAGGGCGAGCTTGAATAG
- a CDS encoding F0F1 ATP synthase subunit epsilon codes for MASMVTLEIVTPDRKVLSEDVEYVGAPGALGEFGILPNHVPFLSALGIGNLHYKLGGKTYYVFVAGGFAEVSHNKCTVLAEVAEMAHEIDVDRAQKAQQRAEQRAQQAKEKLEHARHQAALKRSVARISCNRAGKDAGTC; via the coding sequence ATGGCTAGTATGGTTACTCTTGAGATTGTCACCCCCGACCGGAAGGTTCTTTCCGAGGACGTGGAATACGTGGGCGCACCCGGTGCGCTCGGCGAATTCGGCATTCTGCCGAATCACGTTCCCTTCCTTTCCGCTCTGGGAATCGGCAATCTCCACTACAAGCTGGGCGGCAAGACGTATTACGTCTTTGTTGCCGGCGGCTTCGCCGAAGTGAGCCACAACAAGTGCACCGTCCTTGCGGAGGTCGCTGAAATGGCACACGAAATCGACGTCGACCGTGCTCAGAAGGCCCAGCAGCGGGCCGAGCAACGTGCCCAGCAGGCCAAGGAAAAGCTCGAGCATGCCCGGCATCAGGCTGCACTGAAGCGTTCTGTTGCACGCATCAGCTGCAATCGTGCCGGCAAGGACGCAGGCACCTGCTAG
- a CDS encoding cell division protein ZapA: MSRYSLSIMGLDISFKTDATPERVEAARGLLEERYEILSKNAGDLSKEKLLTFLALSLADDYLVNVAELDRLEEKIGEILEKTP; the protein is encoded by the coding sequence ATGTCGCGCTACAGCCTGTCGATCATGGGACTTGATATTTCCTTCAAGACGGACGCCACGCCCGAACGAGTTGAGGCTGCGCGGGGTCTTCTTGAAGAACGATATGAGATTTTGAGCAAAAACGCAGGTGACTTGAGCAAGGAGAAGTTGCTGACGTTTCTGGCGTTGAGTCTGGCCGATGACTATCTGGTCAATGTGGCCGAGCTTGACCGCCTGGAGGAGAAGATCGGAGAGATCTTGGAGAAAACCCCGTAG